A genome region from Nocardiopsis exhalans includes the following:
- a CDS encoding FAD-binding oxidoreductase, translated as MTHDPRTEPNAVSLADTAGTAPDMSWFAWGDPAEAKELEPGLRDLISQVLRARTEDMPPVAEADVVLPASRLDSGLLKAFTELLGAEHVLVDDAARLIHSGGKSTQDLLARRAGQASPAPDAVLYPADHDEVGRLLELCSAERVAVVPFGGGTSVVGGVSPLDGGFQAVVTLDLRRLNRLVSLDTTSLTAVLGAGVRTPHAEAMLAEHGLTLGHMPQSYEYATIGGYAATRSSGQASAGYGRFEDMVVGLRVATPRGTLDAGGPPASAAGPDLRRLLVGSEGTLGVITEVAVRVRPVPERVVDEAWSFPDYASGVDALRALAQSDTRPTMARLSDETETFVNAAIGGREAVPGCQAVLGFEGTDAEVGARAAVVRKVMEAAGGTALGPDPVAHWRETRFHAPYLRDTLLSAGILAETLETAASWSDLLPLYAAVVGALTGALEDDESGAVVQCHISHTYATGASLYFTVATGAGTDPAARWDRAKRAASDAIVANRGTITHHHAVGTDHRPWMAAELGPLGGEVLRAVKSALDPHGVLNPGKLIPEA; from the coding sequence ATGACCCACGATCCTCGCACTGAACCCAACGCTGTCAGCCTCGCCGACACCGCCGGTACCGCGCCGGACATGAGCTGGTTCGCCTGGGGCGACCCCGCCGAGGCGAAGGAGCTCGAACCCGGGCTGCGCGACCTCATCTCCCAGGTGCTGCGCGCCCGGACCGAGGACATGCCCCCGGTGGCCGAAGCGGACGTGGTCCTGCCCGCCTCCCGCCTGGACAGCGGCCTGCTGAAAGCCTTCACCGAGCTCCTGGGCGCCGAACACGTGCTCGTGGACGACGCGGCCCGCCTGATCCACAGCGGCGGCAAGAGCACCCAGGACCTGCTCGCCCGCCGGGCCGGACAGGCCTCCCCCGCTCCCGACGCCGTGCTGTACCCGGCAGACCACGACGAGGTGGGGCGGCTTCTGGAGCTCTGTTCGGCCGAGCGCGTGGCCGTGGTGCCCTTCGGCGGCGGTACGAGCGTGGTGGGCGGGGTCTCCCCGCTGGACGGCGGCTTCCAGGCCGTGGTCACCCTCGACCTGCGCCGACTGAACCGCCTGGTCTCCCTGGACACCACCTCGCTGACCGCGGTGCTCGGCGCGGGTGTGCGCACCCCGCACGCCGAGGCGATGCTGGCCGAGCACGGGCTCACCCTCGGCCACATGCCGCAGAGCTACGAGTACGCGACCATCGGCGGGTACGCCGCCACCCGCTCCAGCGGTCAGGCCTCCGCCGGGTACGGGCGGTTCGAGGACATGGTGGTGGGCCTGAGAGTCGCCACCCCGCGCGGCACCCTGGACGCGGGCGGCCCCCCGGCCTCGGCCGCCGGGCCGGACCTGCGCCGCCTCCTGGTGGGCTCCGAGGGCACGCTGGGCGTGATCACCGAGGTGGCCGTGCGGGTGCGCCCCGTCCCGGAGCGGGTAGTGGACGAGGCCTGGTCCTTCCCCGACTACGCCAGCGGGGTGGACGCCCTGCGCGCTCTCGCGCAGTCGGACACCCGGCCCACCATGGCGCGACTCTCGGACGAGACCGAGACCTTCGTCAACGCCGCCATCGGCGGGCGCGAGGCCGTCCCGGGCTGCCAGGCGGTGCTGGGCTTCGAGGGCACCGACGCCGAGGTCGGGGCCCGCGCGGCCGTGGTCCGGAAGGTGATGGAGGCCGCGGGCGGCACCGCGCTGGGCCCGGACCCGGTGGCGCACTGGCGCGAAACCCGCTTCCACGCGCCCTACCTGCGCGACACCCTGCTGTCCGCGGGCATCCTCGCCGAGACCCTGGAGACCGCCGCGTCCTGGAGCGACCTGCTGCCGCTGTATGCGGCCGTGGTGGGCGCGCTGACCGGCGCCCTGGAGGACGACGAGAGCGGCGCCGTGGTGCAGTGCCACATCTCGCACACCTACGCGACCGGCGCCTCGCTGTACTTCACCGTGGCCACGGGTGCGGGCACGGACCCGGCCGCGCGCTGGGACCGCGCCAAGCGGGCGGCCTCGGACGCGATCGTGGCCAACCGCGGGACCATCACCCACCACCACGCGGTGGGCACCGACCACCGCCCGTGGATGGCGGCGGAGCTCGGCCCGCTGGGCGGCGAGGTGCTGCGCGCGGTGAAGTCGGCGCTGGACCCGCACGGCGTGCTCAACCCGGGCAAGCTCATCCCCGAAGCGTGA
- a CDS encoding ATP-binding protein, with protein MGDVKGTLRIHLGSAPGVGTTHHALAEARRRAERGVDVVVGAVHTHRRIHTSALLEGLETVPPLPSGAVDTAAVITRAPQVVLVDDLARPNGPGSPNSARWQDVEELLAAGIDVLSTVGIHHLDSLYDVVHQITGARPEYTVPDRVVRGAAEIELVDVTPQELRRRMAHGDLHPAERVDAAMADYYREGNLAALRELALLWTADRVEEGLTRYRGEHEIRNTWEARERVVVALTGGPEGETLIRRAARVAARSRGGRPQPSHLLAVHVVPPSGIGEQPTGELLRQRHLLAELGGTYHQVVGTDVPSALLEFARGAHATQIVLGSSRRRPWQYVFGPGVGTIVSRESGDIDVHIVTHEEVGRGRWPLPAVGRGLNEHRRLWGWTLALMAPPFLTLVLALPVFVEVGPASDPLLLLFITVATAAVGGLPPALASALWSALLLTVLLSPLHGRPSVSLDNFLSMAAFVLVGALVAVMVETAARRSAQAVRGRAEADAVTLLAASVLSGNEPLQALLRRIREAFGQRSATLLERLDDGRWHAVHSVGAPACESPEEADALVSVSDTVALGLRGRMLPAADRGVLGAFATHVGIALEHRRLAWDAAEARGQAAGNRMRTALLAAVSHDLRTPLTSIKASVSSLRATDIRLSEEDRAELLETVEESADRLNRLIGNLLDMSRVQTDSVRPHLHAVALEEVLPATLLGVPTDAVVVDVPGDLPRVRVDAGLLDRAVANVVTNAVRYNPDPRTPVLVAASAHGDSVQLRVVDRGPGVSDEAKQRMFEAFQRLGDAPQGTGVGLGLAVARGFVEAMHGTLAPEDTPGGGLTMVFTLRAVDEGEDEEERHAGPGR; from the coding sequence ATGGGGGACGTGAAAGGAACTCTCCGTATCCACCTGGGTTCGGCCCCGGGTGTGGGCACCACACACCACGCGCTGGCCGAGGCGCGGCGCCGGGCCGAACGCGGGGTGGACGTCGTGGTCGGCGCGGTGCACACCCATCGCCGAATCCACACCTCGGCGCTGCTCGAAGGCCTGGAGACCGTCCCACCGCTCCCCTCCGGGGCCGTGGACACCGCCGCGGTGATCACCCGGGCGCCCCAGGTGGTGCTCGTGGACGACCTGGCCCGGCCCAACGGACCCGGCTCCCCCAACTCCGCACGCTGGCAGGACGTGGAGGAGCTGCTGGCGGCGGGGATCGACGTGCTGTCCACGGTGGGCATCCACCACCTGGACTCGCTCTACGACGTCGTCCACCAGATCACCGGTGCCCGGCCCGAGTACACCGTCCCGGACCGCGTGGTGCGCGGGGCCGCGGAGATCGAGCTGGTCGACGTCACCCCCCAGGAGCTGCGCCGCCGCATGGCCCACGGCGACCTGCACCCGGCGGAGCGGGTCGACGCGGCGATGGCTGACTACTACCGCGAGGGCAACCTGGCGGCCCTGCGCGAGCTCGCCCTGCTCTGGACCGCCGACCGGGTCGAGGAGGGGCTCACCCGCTACCGGGGCGAGCACGAGATCCGCAACACCTGGGAGGCCCGGGAACGGGTGGTGGTGGCGCTGACCGGCGGCCCCGAGGGCGAGACGCTGATCCGCCGCGCCGCCCGGGTGGCGGCCCGCTCCAGGGGCGGCCGCCCCCAGCCGAGCCACCTCCTCGCGGTGCACGTGGTGCCGCCGAGCGGGATCGGCGAACAGCCCACCGGGGAGCTGCTGCGGCAGCGGCACCTGCTCGCGGAGCTGGGCGGCACCTACCACCAGGTGGTGGGTACCGACGTGCCCTCGGCCCTGCTGGAGTTCGCGCGCGGCGCACACGCCACCCAGATCGTGCTGGGTTCCTCCCGCAGGCGCCCCTGGCAGTACGTGTTCGGGCCCGGGGTAGGCACGATCGTGTCCCGGGAGTCCGGCGACATCGACGTGCACATCGTCACGCACGAGGAGGTGGGCCGGGGCCGCTGGCCGCTCCCCGCGGTGGGCCGGGGCCTGAACGAGCACCGCCGACTGTGGGGATGGACGCTGGCCCTGATGGCCCCGCCGTTCCTCACCCTGGTGCTGGCGCTGCCGGTCTTCGTGGAGGTCGGACCTGCCTCGGACCCCTTGTTACTGCTGTTCATCACGGTGGCCACGGCGGCGGTCGGCGGTCTGCCCCCGGCACTGGCCTCGGCGCTGTGGAGCGCGCTCCTGCTCACCGTGCTGCTGTCACCGCTGCACGGGCGGCCGTCGGTGTCCCTGGACAACTTCCTGTCGATGGCGGCGTTCGTGCTGGTGGGCGCGTTGGTGGCGGTGATGGTGGAGACGGCCGCCCGCCGGTCGGCGCAGGCAGTGCGCGGCCGGGCCGAGGCGGACGCGGTCACCCTGCTGGCGGCGAGCGTGCTGTCCGGGAACGAACCGCTCCAGGCGCTGCTACGGCGGATCCGGGAGGCCTTCGGGCAGCGGTCGGCGACCCTGCTGGAGCGGTTGGACGACGGCCGCTGGCACGCGGTGCACAGCGTCGGCGCCCCGGCCTGTGAGTCGCCCGAGGAGGCGGACGCCCTGGTGTCGGTCTCGGACACGGTGGCGCTCGGGCTGCGCGGCCGGATGCTGCCCGCCGCCGACCGGGGTGTGCTGGGGGCTTTCGCCACCCACGTGGGGATCGCTCTGGAACACCGGCGGCTGGCCTGGGACGCGGCCGAGGCCCGTGGCCAGGCGGCGGGCAACCGGATGCGCACCGCGCTGCTGGCGGCGGTCTCGCACGACCTTCGCACCCCGCTGACCTCCATCAAGGCGAGCGTGTCCAGTCTGCGAGCCACCGACATCCGGCTTTCGGAAGAGGACCGCGCGGAGCTGCTGGAGACCGTCGAGGAGTCCGCGGACCGGCTGAACCGGCTGATCGGGAACCTGCTGGACATGAGCCGGGTGCAGACCGACAGCGTGCGGCCCCATCTCCATGCAGTGGCGCTGGAGGAGGTACTTCCGGCGACCCTGCTGGGTGTGCCGACCGACGCGGTGGTGGTGGACGTCCCGGGCGACCTGCCCCGGGTACGGGTGGACGCCGGCCTGCTGGACCGGGCCGTGGCCAACGTGGTCACCAACGCGGTCCGATACAACCCCGATCCCCGGACCCCGGTGCTCGTGGCGGCCAGCGCGCACGGGGACAGCGTGCAGCTGCGGGTGGTGGACCGGGGCCCGGGCGTCTCGGACGAGGCCAAACAACGGATGTTCGAGGCCTTCCAGCGCCTGGGCGACGCTCCCCAGGGGACGGGGGTCGGCCTGGGACTGGCGGTGGCACGTGGTTTCGTTGAGGCGATGCACGGCACCCTCGCCCCCGAGGACACCCCGGGCGGCGGACTGACGATGGTGTTCACCCTGCGTGCGGTGGACGAGGGCGAAGACGAAGAGGAGAGGCATGCGGGTCCTGGTCGTTGA
- a CDS encoding signal peptidase I — protein sequence MNDSVYVGNAGKDAALDRGWLLGHFKDSGDPRHSEDVEIKWGVHEAGEERSVWVSAEERTALLVLISGRFRVEIPGRSVLLEQQGDYVVWGRGVGHSWYAEEESVVLTVRWPSVPGYRVPER from the coding sequence TTGAACGACAGCGTGTACGTGGGTAACGCGGGCAAGGACGCGGCCCTGGACCGGGGCTGGCTGCTCGGGCACTTCAAGGATTCCGGCGATCCCCGCCACAGCGAGGACGTCGAGATCAAGTGGGGTGTGCACGAGGCGGGTGAGGAGCGGTCCGTCTGGGTCAGCGCGGAAGAACGCACGGCACTGCTCGTGCTGATCAGCGGCCGCTTCCGGGTGGAGATCCCGGGCCGGAGCGTGCTGCTGGAACAGCAGGGCGACTACGTGGTCTGGGGCCGGGGGGTCGGCCACTCCTGGTACGCCGAGGAGGAGTCGGTGGTGCTGACCGTCCGCTGGCCCTCGGTCCCGGGCTACCGCGTCCCGGAACGGTAG
- a CDS encoding coiled-coil domain-containing protein codes for MTSTPRNSPRRGRFTASVAVVTAVMLTGLPGIAHADPDEVDIDELTERAEELEETYDGELLQYTEIKDRAEAAEAELEELEERLEESRGGVSAIAAARYKGDGFDPTLQVVFSSDPEDMFVDAANVDYLGQNQAEQISELIALRDEQAELTEELQGELAEASELIDELEEQREEVEKRIEEYEAEQVPAEPETPGAGGGSGNGTIPDSARGGGWEQTQPRMAAIRDEIIMEFGAPFPVGCWRPSNDDHGTGTACDFMMSANGAAPSAENKALGQAISDYGIANADRLGIKYIIWEQQIWQSTSRQWTWMNDRGDLTQNHYDHVHISSY; via the coding sequence ATGACTTCCACTCCTCGCAACTCCCCTCGTCGCGGCCGGTTCACCGCGTCCGTCGCCGTCGTCACAGCCGTGATGCTCACCGGCCTGCCCGGTATCGCCCATGCGGACCCCGACGAGGTCGACATCGACGAACTCACCGAGCGCGCGGAGGAGCTCGAGGAGACCTACGACGGCGAGCTGCTCCAGTACACCGAGATCAAGGACCGGGCGGAGGCCGCCGAGGCCGAACTCGAGGAGCTCGAGGAGCGCCTGGAGGAGTCCCGCGGCGGGGTGTCGGCCATCGCCGCCGCCCGGTACAAGGGCGACGGTTTCGACCCCACCCTCCAGGTCGTCTTCTCCAGCGACCCCGAGGACATGTTCGTCGACGCCGCCAACGTCGACTACCTCGGGCAGAACCAGGCCGAGCAGATCTCCGAGCTCATCGCTCTCCGCGACGAGCAGGCCGAGCTCACCGAGGAACTCCAGGGCGAGCTGGCCGAGGCCTCCGAGCTGATCGACGAGCTGGAGGAGCAGCGCGAGGAGGTCGAGAAGCGGATCGAGGAGTACGAGGCCGAGCAGGTCCCGGCGGAGCCGGAGACCCCCGGCGCCGGCGGCGGTAGCGGCAACGGCACGATCCCCGACAGCGCGCGCGGCGGCGGCTGGGAGCAGACCCAACCCCGGATGGCGGCCATCCGCGACGAGATCATCATGGAGTTCGGCGCGCCCTTCCCGGTGGGCTGCTGGCGGCCGAGCAACGACGACCACGGCACCGGTACCGCCTGCGACTTCATGATGAGCGCCAACGGCGCCGCGCCCTCAGCGGAGAACAAGGCCCTGGGCCAGGCGATCTCCGACTACGGCATCGCCAACGCGGACCGGCTGGGCATCAAGTACATCATCTGGGAACAGCAGATCTGGCAGTCCACCTCGCGCCAGTGGACCTGGATGAACGACCGCGGCGACCTCACCCAGAACCACTACGACCACGTGCACATCAGCTCGTACTGA
- a CDS encoding aminoglycoside phosphotransferase family protein, translating into MNDVTAQFVDDRQRRRLERRFGSQVTEWLAELPAIVEKLAAEWGLAIEGPAPHGRTSVVLYVRHTDDGEGVLKISPDSGLAVSEAGLLRMWESSHRVPDVWGVDAERGAVLMERIEGDTISVKGVVPPMETIGGLIAQLHAIQVSPAERMELRPLSARVQFVFEMWGREREEGPAADLVPAAMMHRGAAKARDLSIGEVDVVPLHGDLHPGNVIDGGARGLVVLDPRACLGDSAVDAVEWAVWKADSISEVERRVGVLSSVMGVDGERMMEWVRAFAPCFAISKANRGQADSFEFDLMMSLCGVSV; encoded by the coding sequence ATGAACGACGTCACAGCGCAGTTCGTCGATGACCGGCAGCGCCGCCGCCTGGAACGGCGCTTCGGGAGCCAGGTCACCGAGTGGCTGGCGGAGCTGCCCGCGATCGTCGAGAAACTGGCCGCCGAGTGGGGGCTGGCCATCGAGGGGCCCGCCCCGCACGGCCGCACGTCCGTGGTGCTCTACGTCCGTCACACCGACGACGGCGAGGGTGTCCTCAAGATCTCCCCGGACAGCGGCCTGGCCGTCTCCGAAGCCGGGCTCCTGCGGATGTGGGAGTCCTCCCACCGCGTCCCCGACGTGTGGGGTGTGGACGCCGAACGCGGAGCCGTACTGATGGAACGGATCGAGGGCGACACGATCTCGGTCAAGGGGGTGGTCCCGCCGATGGAGACCATCGGCGGCCTCATCGCCCAGTTGCACGCCATCCAGGTCAGTCCGGCCGAGCGGATGGAGCTGCGCCCGCTCTCGGCCCGGGTGCAGTTCGTGTTCGAGATGTGGGGCCGCGAGCGCGAGGAGGGCCCCGCCGCGGACCTCGTCCCGGCCGCCATGATGCACCGGGGCGCGGCCAAGGCCCGCGACCTGTCCATCGGGGAGGTCGACGTGGTCCCGCTGCACGGGGACCTGCACCCCGGCAACGTGATCGACGGCGGCGCACGCGGGCTGGTCGTCCTGGACCCGCGCGCCTGCCTGGGCGACAGCGCCGTGGACGCGGTCGAGTGGGCCGTGTGGAAGGCCGACAGCATCAGCGAGGTGGAGCGCCGCGTGGGTGTGCTCTCCAGCGTGATGGGGGTGGACGGCGAGCGGATGATGGAGTGGGTGCGCGCCTTCGCTCCCTGCTTCGCGATCTCCAAGGCCAACCGCGGCCAGGCCGACTCGTTCGAGTTCGACCTGATGATGAGCCTGTGCGGGGTGAGCGTGTAG
- a CDS encoding TetR/AcrR family transcriptional regulator — protein MASKRNVEDEILDAARACVEAFGVRRTTLTDVARRAGVSRPTVYRRWPDVTALVADLLTRELRRILIAEEVEAERETDTGENTRTRLVRHAAGVARAMLAHPLVNRIVDTEPELLVTYTFHRLGSSHRAALDLLEPALAAGQTEGSIREGDPGILAHLFMVTVQNTVTSRRLFTDVLDQDGLVEELSVLLDGYLRP, from the coding sequence ATGGCGTCAAAACGTAACGTAGAGGACGAGATTCTGGACGCGGCCCGCGCCTGCGTCGAAGCCTTCGGGGTGCGCCGGACCACCCTGACCGACGTGGCTCGGCGCGCCGGGGTCAGCCGCCCCACCGTCTACCGGCGCTGGCCGGACGTGACCGCCCTGGTCGCCGACCTGCTCACCCGCGAACTCAGACGCATCCTCATCGCCGAAGAAGTGGAGGCGGAGCGCGAGACGGACACGGGGGAGAACACCCGGACCCGGCTGGTCCGGCACGCCGCCGGTGTGGCCCGCGCGATGCTCGCCCACCCGCTGGTCAACCGCATCGTGGACACCGAACCCGAGCTCCTGGTCACCTACACGTTCCACCGCCTGGGCAGCAGCCACCGCGCCGCCCTCGACCTGCTCGAACCCGCCCTCGCCGCGGGCCAGACCGAGGGATCGATCCGCGAGGGCGACCCCGGGATCCTGGCCCACCTGTTCATGGTCACCGTGCAGAACACCGTGACCTCCCGCCGCCTCTTCACCGACGTGCTCGACCAGGACGGACTGGTCGAGGAACTGTCCGTCCTGCTCGACGGCTACCTGCGGCCCTGA
- a CDS encoding nucleotidyltransferase domain-containing protein produces MVVHPRVQTLTQAFLANADQEAPGLVQGLYLTGSVALGDFRPHTSDVDFVIVTGRRSGEDVDALRRIHARTRGEVPRPQFNGVHVTWDELNQDPGDCGPVPSVINGRFRTSASVDVNPVTWHILAERGVTVRGPHPVELDVWDEPESLRDWSLGSLDEQWCRWREKAGRLVTPRGLAVLGSLAPSWSVLSVSRLHFTLKTGEITSKSGAGAYALHAFPERWQRIVNECLRVRRGAQTPSLYESALARRRAALDYIEMVLDESLRPGLAT; encoded by the coding sequence ATGGTCGTCCACCCTCGGGTGCAGACGCTGACCCAGGCTTTCCTCGCCAACGCTGATCAGGAGGCCCCCGGGCTGGTCCAGGGTCTCTACCTGACCGGTTCGGTCGCCCTCGGCGACTTCCGTCCGCACACCAGCGACGTCGACTTCGTCATCGTCACCGGCCGCCGCTCCGGGGAGGACGTCGACGCCCTGCGCCGCATCCACGCCCGCACCCGCGGCGAGGTCCCCCGCCCCCAGTTCAACGGCGTCCACGTCACCTGGGACGAGCTCAACCAGGACCCCGGCGACTGCGGTCCCGTCCCCTCCGTGATCAACGGACGCTTCCGCACCAGCGCCTCCGTCGACGTCAACCCGGTCACCTGGCACATCCTGGCCGAGCGCGGCGTAACCGTCCGCGGCCCGCACCCCGTGGAACTGGACGTGTGGGACGAGCCGGAGAGCCTGCGCGACTGGTCCCTGGGCTCGCTCGACGAGCAGTGGTGCCGCTGGCGCGAGAAGGCCGGCCGGCTGGTCACCCCGCGCGGTCTGGCCGTCCTCGGCTCGCTGGCCCCCTCGTGGAGCGTGCTGAGCGTCAGCCGCCTGCACTTCACTCTCAAGACCGGCGAGATCACCTCCAAGTCCGGCGCGGGCGCCTACGCTCTGCACGCCTTCCCCGAGCGCTGGCAGCGCATCGTCAACGAGTGCCTGCGCGTGCGCCGCGGCGCCCAGACCCCTTCCCTGTACGAGAGCGCCCTGGCCCGCCGCCGCGCCGCCCTCGACTACATCGAGATGGTCCTGGACGAGTCCCTTCGCCCCGGCCTGGCCACCTGA
- the def gene encoding peptide deformylase: MTMRPIVRFGDPVLVTKTAPVTTFDQRTEKLVRDLLDTVDAPGRAGVAATQIGVGSRVFSYAVEGRIGYVINPEIIELSEELQDCDEGCLSIPRLWYRTKRAERAVVKGVNLRNEPVTVEGTGLMAQCLQHETDHLDGMLYIDRLDSETRKRALRDIRRSDWFLPSEQPAPTNSVLLPSAFGGNG, translated from the coding sequence ATGACCATGCGCCCCATCGTCCGCTTCGGCGACCCCGTTCTCGTGACCAAGACCGCCCCCGTGACCACCTTCGACCAGCGCACGGAGAAGCTGGTCCGCGATCTCCTCGACACCGTGGACGCCCCCGGGCGGGCCGGGGTGGCCGCCACCCAGATCGGTGTGGGCTCACGCGTGTTCAGCTACGCCGTCGAAGGCCGGATCGGGTACGTGATCAACCCGGAGATCATCGAGCTCTCCGAGGAGCTCCAGGACTGCGACGAGGGCTGCCTGTCCATCCCGCGGCTCTGGTACCGGACCAAGCGCGCCGAGCGGGCCGTGGTCAAAGGTGTGAACCTGCGCAACGAGCCGGTCACCGTCGAGGGCACCGGACTGATGGCCCAGTGCCTCCAGCACGAGACCGACCACCTGGACGGCATGCTCTACATCGACCGGTTGGACTCCGAGACCCGTAAGCGGGCGCTGCGGGACATCCGCCGCTCGGACTGGTTCCTGCCCTCCGAGCAGCCCGCGCCCACCAACTCCGTGCTCCTGCCCAGCGCCTTCGGCGGAAACGGCTGA
- a CDS encoding response regulator, producing the protein MRVLVVDDDVQIIRAMRINLRARGYDVDTAANGASALRLASEQHPHVVLLDLGLPDMEGVEVIQRLRGWSQVPIIVLSARHSAGEKVRCLDSGADDYVTKPFGMDELLARMRAAERRAVPVEEAPVVRTDSFEVDLGAKRVMRDGEEVRLTPTEWHILELLARNTGQLVSQRQILHDVWGPSYQNETNYLRVYLAQLRRKLEPDPSHPRYLITEAGRGYRFEREG; encoded by the coding sequence ATGCGGGTCCTGGTCGTTGACGACGACGTGCAGATCATCCGGGCGATGCGGATCAACCTGAGGGCCCGCGGCTACGACGTGGACACCGCGGCGAACGGGGCGAGCGCGCTCCGGCTGGCCTCGGAGCAGCACCCCCACGTGGTGCTGCTGGACCTGGGGCTGCCGGACATGGAGGGTGTGGAGGTCATCCAGCGGCTGCGCGGCTGGTCCCAGGTGCCCATCATCGTGCTGTCGGCCCGGCATTCGGCCGGGGAGAAGGTGCGCTGCCTGGACTCCGGCGCGGACGACTACGTCACCAAGCCGTTCGGGATGGACGAGTTGCTGGCCCGGATGCGCGCCGCCGAACGCCGGGCGGTCCCGGTCGAGGAGGCCCCGGTGGTGCGCACGGACTCCTTCGAGGTGGACCTGGGGGCCAAGCGGGTGATGCGCGACGGCGAGGAGGTGCGGCTCACCCCCACCGAGTGGCACATCCTGGAACTCCTGGCCCGCAACACCGGGCAGCTGGTCAGTCAGCGCCAGATCCTGCACGACGTGTGGGGGCCGAGCTACCAGAACGAGACCAACTACCTGCGGGTGTACCTGGCCCAGCTGCGCCGCAAGCTGGAGCCGGACCCGTCCCACCCGCGCTACCTCATCACCGAGGCCGGACGCGGATACCGCTTCGAGCGGGAGGGCTAG
- a CDS encoding sirohydrochlorin chelatase, with translation MVPTMVLVADDSRDAHRREALCGLAEAVAERGEAPVKAAFGSPDEVNATLHSVRGPKVVVPAYVAGGDVASSHLLSRLDLAGLANSCQTSPLGAVPSIVADLAGRLADSGWKSEDGVVLAADGTTGTEERQVVMDVARMLSRRLSSPVQVGYLRTWAPSVFDAVDRLRRDDRDRVAVAAWRLVDGPDFDLLRGLDATAITAPLWPSDLVVDTLLAQHRAVKGRLT, from the coding sequence ATGGTCCCCACGATGGTTCTCGTAGCCGATGACTCGCGTGACGCCCACCGACGTGAGGCCCTGTGCGGGCTGGCGGAGGCGGTGGCCGAACGCGGCGAGGCACCCGTGAAGGCGGCCTTCGGCAGTCCCGACGAGGTCAACGCCACGCTCCACTCCGTCCGCGGTCCCAAGGTGGTCGTGCCCGCCTACGTCGCCGGTGGCGACGTGGCCAGCTCCCACCTGCTCTCCCGGCTCGATCTCGCCGGCCTGGCGAACTCCTGCCAGACCTCGCCCCTGGGCGCTGTCCCCTCCATCGTGGCCGACCTCGCCGGCCGTCTCGCCGACTCCGGTTGGAAGTCCGAGGACGGGGTGGTTCTGGCCGCCGACGGCACCACCGGAACCGAGGAGCGGCAGGTGGTCATGGACGTGGCCCGGATGCTCAGCCGACGGCTGTCCTCCCCGGTCCAGGTCGGCTACCTGCGCACCTGGGCGCCCTCGGTCTTCGACGCCGTCGACCGGCTGCGCCGCGATGACCGGGACCGGGTCGCGGTGGCCGCGTGGCGACTGGTCGACGGCCCCGACTTCGACCTGCTCCGCGGGCTCGACGCCACCGCCATCACGGCCCCGCTGTGGCCCTCTGACCTGGTCGTGGACACACTCCTCGCCCAGCACCGGGCAGTGAAGGGGAGGCTCACCTGA